A stretch of the Thiocystis violascens DSM 198 genome encodes the following:
- a CDS encoding N-6 DNA methylase, with amino-acid sequence MAVVLPQGRFNNASDKDLREYLAEHGRILAVVGLHGNVFKPHTGTKTSVLFIQRWNDDPAAGPLCPRTDDYPIFFATMREPSKDNSGDKIYRQAPDGGPLLDAHGHLIVRHDLFNHDGLTEDGIADAFIEFGRKEGLSFFR; translated from the coding sequence ATGGCCGTGGTGCTGCCGCAAGGCCGCTTCAACAATGCCTCGGACAAGGATCTGCGCGAGTACCTCGCCGAGCATGGCCGTATCCTGGCCGTGGTCGGCTTGCACGGCAACGTCTTCAAGCCCCACACCGGCACCAAGACCAGCGTGCTCTTCATCCAGAGGTGGAACGACGACCCGGCGGCGGGGCCGCTGTGCCCGAGGACGGACGATTACCCAATCTTCTTCGCCACCATGCGCGAGCCGAGCAAGGACAATTCGGGCGACAAGATCTATCGTCAGGCGCCCGACGGCGGCCCGCTGCTAGATGCCCACGGGCATCTGATCGTCCGGCACGATCTCTTCAACCATGACGGATTGACCGAGGACGGGATCGCCGATGCCTTCATCGAATTCGGGAGGAAGGAGGGCTTGAGTTTTTTTCGCTGA
- a CDS encoding restriction endonuclease subunit S, with protein MQRSELNNELRIDAQYFQKRYLFEDACRRHFKSAPLGSLAFITDGPHGYHEVDPASNIAMLTAKCAKNWFAARDEADTISLNTHSSNQRSSLETGDLILSTRGTVGACAFVTARTLPANIDQDVARIAINQSAGFCAKYVLAYLNSSFGQDWILRNSTGMVQQGLSLAKVRDLPIPLLRNELRENVAQVIDMAYMVLEDSRQSLADADSSLLVALGLSTWKPPEALTYVRSSRDAFEAGRMDAEYFAPRVANLLALLGRDGLALNDVAPARHERFTPTGTDRCHYIEIGGLETDGTAQAEAMFQQEAPTRATQHVRSDDVITSTVRPIRRLSAVIAPEQDGYVCSSGFVVLRPHLIRSEVLLTYLRLPLVCELMDLHTSATMYPAISESDLLALPIPNIQASTQETITKAVQSARQAKQRATQLLEAAKRAVEIAIETDEDTALAYLNQASERP; from the coding sequence ATGCAACGAAGTGAACTGAATAATGAGCTTCGCATCGATGCCCAATATTTCCAAAAACGCTACCTATTTGAGGATGCCTGTCGTAGGCACTTCAAATCCGCGCCTCTCGGCTCTTTGGCATTCATAACGGATGGGCCGCACGGCTATCATGAGGTCGACCCTGCATCAAATATTGCAATGTTGACTGCAAAATGTGCGAAAAACTGGTTTGCAGCGCGCGATGAAGCCGACACGATTTCGCTGAATACACATTCATCAAATCAACGGTCTTCCTTGGAAACCGGCGATCTAATTCTGTCCACAAGAGGAACTGTAGGTGCTTGCGCATTTGTTACAGCGCGTACTCTACCGGCAAATATAGACCAGGATGTTGCCAGAATCGCGATAAATCAGAGCGCCGGTTTTTGCGCAAAGTACGTGCTTGCATACCTGAATTCGAGTTTTGGCCAAGACTGGATCTTGCGGAATTCGACAGGCATGGTTCAACAAGGGTTGTCACTCGCGAAAGTTCGTGATTTACCGATACCTCTCTTGCGTAATGAATTGCGAGAAAATGTAGCGCAAGTGATTGATATGGCCTATATGGTGCTGGAGGACAGCCGGCAATCGCTCGCTGATGCCGACTCTTCGCTCCTCGTCGCTTTAGGCCTGAGCACATGGAAACCACCCGAAGCGCTGACCTATGTTCGCAGCAGTCGCGATGCCTTTGAGGCGGGGCGGATGGATGCTGAGTATTTCGCACCGCGCGTCGCAAACCTGCTTGCACTTTTGGGTCGCGATGGCCTGGCCTTGAACGATGTTGCACCCGCGCGCCATGAACGCTTCACTCCAACGGGGACGGACCGCTGCCACTACATTGAAATCGGCGGACTTGAAACCGATGGAACGGCGCAAGCAGAAGCGATGTTTCAGCAGGAGGCACCCACACGGGCAACGCAGCACGTCCGCTCAGACGATGTCATTACCTCGACAGTTCGCCCCATACGACGGCTTTCCGCCGTGATTGCCCCCGAACAGGATGGTTACGTTTGCTCATCGGGGTTTGTCGTCTTACGGCCTCATCTGATCAGATCCGAGGTGCTGTTGACCTATCTGCGCCTGCCTCTTGTATGCGAGTTGATGGATTTGCATACCAGCGCCACCATGTACCCGGCGATTTCCGAGTCAGACTTGCTCGCTCTGCCGATCCCGAATATTCAAGCATCAACCCAGGAAACGATCACAAAGGCGGTCCAGTCCGCTCGCCAAGCCAAGCAACGCGCCACCCAACTTCTTGAAGCCGCCAAACGCGCCGTTGAGATCGCCATCGAAACAGACGAGGACACCGCTCTAGCCTATTTGAACCAAGCCAGCGAGCGCCCATGA
- a CDS encoding ATP-binding protein: protein MRSIRRRLLLSLSLVWTVIWIAVAMIAWNRSGHEVGELMDAQLAQTAHFLRQITLAGDLPSIAGAPQTLSPIGHPYESMISFQLWREDVLIGSFGAAPLEPLARQSGFSDQTIGPTQWRVFGFPTGRSGEVIYVAQNDGIRRELIEYLTLHALQPILWSLPLTVFLIWLAVTDGLLPLSRLARAIGHRSAEQLAPIDARRVPGEIRPLIHALNGLMARLEQALDTERHFAADASHELRTPFAIIRTHAQIAQRSRDPEERADALDKLIRGVDRATHLITQLLTLSRLQHGGLDAGQGACSLVQTAKQVVADKQGAALARSIELGCKTPEGEPGLVGVSPGALSILVGNLLDNAIKYTPAGGRVAVTVSTRREQVLLRVEDSGRGIPAEDRTRVFDRFYRPPGQAEPGAGLGLAIVRRICELHGLGIELLDAEDGRGLLVEVDFFRKPVLSGVEGPAADAVTRRGRERSRQINGR, encoded by the coding sequence ATGAGATCGATCCGCCGCCGCCTGCTGTTGTCGCTCAGCCTTGTCTGGACCGTCATCTGGATCGCGGTGGCCATGATCGCCTGGAACCGTTCGGGGCATGAGGTCGGTGAATTGATGGATGCGCAGTTGGCCCAGACCGCGCATTTCCTGCGCCAGATCACGCTCGCCGGCGATCTGCCCAGCATCGCCGGCGCGCCCCAAACCCTGTCGCCCATCGGCCATCCGTATGAATCCATGATCAGTTTCCAGCTCTGGCGGGAAGACGTCCTGATCGGCAGCTTCGGCGCGGCGCCGCTGGAACCCCTGGCACGGCAGTCTGGATTCTCGGATCAGACCATCGGGCCGACCCAATGGCGCGTCTTCGGGTTCCCGACGGGACGTTCCGGCGAGGTGATCTATGTGGCGCAGAATGACGGAATCCGGCGGGAACTCATCGAGTATCTGACGCTCCATGCGCTGCAACCCATCCTCTGGTCGCTGCCGCTCACCGTGTTCCTGATCTGGCTGGCGGTCACGGACGGCCTGCTTCCCCTGAGCCGGCTCGCGCGCGCCATCGGACATCGTTCGGCCGAGCAACTGGCCCCCATCGATGCGCGCCGCGTGCCGGGCGAGATCCGACCGCTGATCCATGCGCTCAACGGCCTGATGGCCCGGCTCGAACAGGCGTTGGACACGGAACGGCATTTTGCCGCCGATGCCTCGCACGAACTGCGCACCCCCTTCGCCATCATCCGCACTCACGCCCAGATCGCCCAGCGCAGCCGCGACCCCGAGGAGCGCGCGGATGCACTCGATAAGCTCATTCGCGGGGTCGATCGGGCGACCCATCTGATTACGCAGTTACTCACCCTGTCCCGCCTGCAGCACGGCGGACTCGACGCCGGGCAAGGCGCCTGTTCCTTGGTCCAGACGGCGAAACAGGTCGTGGCGGACAAACAGGGCGCGGCGCTTGCCAGGTCCATCGAACTTGGCTGCAAGACCCCGGAAGGAGAGCCCGGTCTGGTCGGCGTCTCGCCTGGGGCCTTGAGCATTCTGGTCGGCAATCTGCTGGACAACGCGATCAAGTACACCCCGGCAGGCGGGCGCGTCGCAGTGACGGTCAGCACGCGCCGGGAACAGGTTCTGCTCCGGGTGGAAGACTCTGGCCGGGGCATCCCCGCCGAAGACCGGACGCGGGTCTTCGATCGTTTCTATCGCCCGCCCGGTCAGGCCGAGCCCGGTGCCGGGCTCGGTCTGGCCATCGTGCGGCGGATCTGCGAGCTGCACGGTCTCGGGATCGAATTGCTCGACGCGGAGGATGGGCGGGGCCTGCTGGTTGAGGTCGATTTTTTTCGCAAGCCTGTCCTGAGCGGAGTCGAAGGGCCTGCCGCGGACGCTGTTACTCGTCGCGGCCGGGAGCGTTCCCGCCAGATCAACGGACGGTAA
- a CDS encoding response regulator: protein MRILIVEDDRLLGAGLQTGLAQDGYLADWVHSADPAEHALRVEHFDVMVLDLGLPGRDGLTLLRDLRRQGIDLPILILTARDAIADKVAGLDAGADDYLVKPFDLDELSARIRALARRREGHATPLLQAGALALDTNRRTVTLGEQPLSLSPKEYALLEKLVANADQVVPRARLAAATYGWRDEIESNAMEVHIHNLRQKLGKHRILTVRGVGYQFVSEPSP from the coding sequence ATGCGCATCCTGATCGTCGAAGACGACCGACTCCTTGGCGCGGGCTTGCAGACCGGGCTCGCTCAGGATGGCTATCTGGCGGACTGGGTGCACAGCGCCGATCCGGCCGAGCATGCGCTACGGGTCGAGCACTTCGATGTCATGGTGCTCGATCTCGGGCTGCCGGGGCGCGATGGACTCACCCTGTTGCGCGATCTGCGCCGCCAGGGGATCGATCTGCCGATTCTGATCCTCACGGCCCGCGATGCGATCGCGGATAAAGTGGCCGGACTGGACGCCGGCGCCGACGACTATCTGGTCAAACCCTTCGATCTCGATGAACTGAGCGCGCGGATCCGCGCGCTCGCGCGCCGCCGGGAGGGGCATGCGACACCGCTGTTGCAGGCCGGCGCGCTGGCGCTGGATACCAATCGGCGCACCGTGACGCTCGGCGAACAACCGCTGTCGCTCTCGCCCAAGGAGTATGCCCTGCTCGAAAAGCTGGTCGCCAACGCCGACCAGGTGGTGCCGCGCGCGCGGCTGGCGGCGGCGACCTACGGCTGGCGCGACGAGATCGAGAGCAACGCCATGGAGGTGCATATCCATAACCTACGTCAGAAGCTCGGCAAACACCGGATCCTCACGGTGCGCGGCGTCGGCTATCAATTCGTCTCGGAACCCTCGCCATGA
- a CDS encoding cation diffusion facilitator family transporter produces MNSEADPKPVSVGTSAETGRLLRLATYASVATAGLLILAKLVAWLLTGSVSVLASLVDSTMDAAASLVNLLAVHWSLLPPDAEHRFGHGKAQALAALVQATFIAGSAGFLALEAIDRLFHPQPVVEIGIGVAVIGFAILLTLALLAFQHHVIRRTGSPAIRADALHYATDLATNSATLLALGLASLGWSGFDPLFGLAIGAYILYSAAHIGREAIQMLMDHELPEEQREHIRTLALRVPMVRGLHGLRTRQSGQSLIIQLHLELDDQLPLLHAHRIADDVEARIRTVYPDSDIIIHQDPASLGREDSEP; encoded by the coding sequence TTGAATTCCGAGGCAGACCCGAAGCCGGTTTCGGTCGGAACCTCCGCCGAAACCGGCAGACTCCTGCGGCTCGCCACCTATGCCTCGGTGGCCACGGCCGGTCTGCTGATCCTGGCCAAGCTCGTGGCCTGGCTGCTGACCGGCTCGGTCAGCGTCCTCGCCTCGCTGGTGGATTCGACGATGGATGCCGCCGCCTCGCTGGTGAATCTGCTGGCGGTGCATTGGTCGCTGCTGCCGCCGGATGCCGAACACCGCTTCGGTCATGGCAAGGCGCAGGCGCTCGCGGCCCTGGTTCAGGCGACCTTCATCGCCGGCTCGGCGGGGTTCCTCGCCCTGGAGGCGATCGACCGCCTGTTCCATCCGCAGCCGGTCGTCGAGATCGGGATCGGCGTGGCGGTCATCGGCTTCGCCATCCTCCTCACCCTGGCGCTGCTCGCGTTCCAGCATCATGTCATCCGACGCACCGGCTCGCCCGCCATCCGCGCGGATGCGCTGCACTATGCCACGGACCTGGCCACCAATTCGGCAACCCTGCTGGCGCTTGGTCTGGCGAGCCTCGGCTGGTCCGGCTTCGATCCGCTGTTCGGTCTCGCGATCGGTGCTTACATCCTTTACAGCGCCGCGCATATCGGTCGCGAGGCGATCCAGATGCTGATGGATCACGAACTCCCGGAAGAGCAGCGCGAGCACATCCGCACGCTGGCCTTGCGTGTGCCCATGGTGCGCGGCCTGCATGGTCTGCGTACCCGCCAATCCGGCCAGTCGCTGATCATCCAACTGCATCTCGAACTCGACGACCAGTTGCCCCTGCTGCACGCGCATCGCATTGCCGATGACGTGGAGGCCCGGATCCGCACCGTCTATCCGGATTCCGACATCATCATCCATCAGGATCCGGCGAGTCTGGGTCGTGAAGACTCGGAGCCCTGA
- a CDS encoding EF-hand domain-containing protein, which translates to MTRTLALSVAIAAACGALPALAQPTNAPPRGPMPFAAFDRDGNGMVTEQEFNTVHAERMAARAATGAPMRGAANAPTFADFDLNGDGRLVSDEFAAAQQALMQGRPGMGMGPGAGRGMGPGAGMGPGMGMGRGMGRNMPTFAEFDLNQNGTLTEKEFYEARANRIKERSQQGYPMRNLANAPDFKVIDLNGDGLVDQREFDLAQAQHRQQMMQPPLPPQR; encoded by the coding sequence ATGACCCGAACTCTCGCCCTGAGCGTCGCGATTGCCGCTGCCTGCGGCGCCCTGCCCGCGCTTGCTCAACCCACGAACGCGCCCCCGCGCGGCCCCATGCCGTTTGCCGCCTTCGACCGGGATGGCAACGGGATGGTCACCGAACAGGAATTCAATACAGTCCATGCCGAGCGGATGGCGGCGCGGGCCGCCACCGGCGCGCCGATGCGCGGGGCGGCCAACGCGCCGACCTTCGCGGACTTCGATCTGAATGGCGACGGTCGGTTAGTATCCGACGAATTCGCCGCCGCGCAACAAGCGCTCATGCAAGGTCGGCCCGGCATGGGGATGGGGCCGGGCGCCGGCAGGGGGATGGGGCCGGGCGCTGGAATGGGACCCGGCATGGGGATGGGCCGTGGCATGGGAAGAAACATGCCGACCTTCGCTGAATTCGATTTGAACCAGAACGGAACCCTCACCGAGAAGGAGTTTTACGAGGCGCGGGCCAACCGGATCAAGGAGCGGTCGCAGCAGGGGTATCCGATGCGCAATCTGGCCAACGCGCCTGACTTCAAGGTCATCGATCTCAACGGCGACGGTCTGGTCGACCAACGGGAATTTGACCTGGCGCAGGCCCAGCATCGTCAACAGATGATGCAGCCGCCGCTGCCGCCGCAGCGCTGA
- a CDS encoding class III cytochrome C family protein: MKTKLIFLVVGANLVLLVLLAILYPRLMVEPGALIEAHQALETDCFACHTPFIGSRPAKCVQCHKPAEIGLVTTQGLSIAHERKLTPFHQDLIEQDCVACHSDHKGVQSFRPIGQFSHELLQVDLRGECNGCHRNPGDSLHRELVANCSECHSPQAWTPATLDHEQFFRFDEDHRTACATCHVEQDYSRYTCYGCHEHSRSNIREEHVKEGIYDYENCVECHRSGDDVEGEGDGHERRNADIGTLRSQTRQDLWERSRGEHDRHDEHKGREDDD, from the coding sequence ATGAAGACGAAACTCATCTTCCTGGTCGTCGGGGCAAATCTGGTTCTGCTGGTGCTGCTCGCCATCCTCTACCCACGCTTGATGGTCGAACCTGGCGCGCTGATCGAGGCGCACCAGGCGCTGGAGACCGATTGCTTCGCCTGTCATACCCCGTTCATCGGGAGTCGGCCGGCGAAGTGCGTACAATGTCACAAGCCCGCCGAGATCGGCCTGGTCACCACCCAGGGACTGTCAATCGCCCACGAGCGGAAACTGACGCCCTTCCATCAGGATCTGATCGAGCAGGACTGTGTCGCCTGTCATAGCGATCACAAGGGCGTGCAATCCTTCCGGCCCATCGGCCAGTTCTCGCATGAGCTGTTGCAAGTCGATCTGCGCGGCGAGTGCAACGGCTGTCACCGCAATCCTGGGGATAGCCTGCACCGGGAACTGGTCGCCAATTGCAGTGAGTGCCATTCGCCGCAGGCCTGGACGCCGGCCACCCTCGACCATGAGCAGTTTTTCCGCTTCGATGAGGATCACCGGACCGCCTGCGCCACCTGTCATGTGGAACAGGACTACAGTCGCTATACCTGCTATGGCTGTCACGAGCACTCGCGCTCGAACATCCGCGAGGAGCATGTCAAGGAGGGAATCTATGATTATGAGAACTGCGTCGAGTGCCACCGTAGCGGCGATGACGTGGAGGGCGAAGGCGACGGGCACGAGAGACGGAATGCAGACATCGGTACCTTGAGGAGCCAAACCCGCCAGGATCTATGGGAGCGCAGCCGTGGCGAACATGATCGACATGACGAACATAAAGGGCGTGAGGATGACGATTGA
- a CDS encoding 2Fe-2S iron-sulfur cluster-binding protein — protein sequence MSTTTFTLLIGTLILGQIVGFVAWGLSRQRARYRALERQGAEFGALDPMGRTAADQPLDTSSTPALTGAPGPAWSGERDFVVQRRVIEDGNASVCSFYLVPADGAPLPLYRPGQYLTFKLDVPDPAGHATKQVVRCYSLSDRPRADMYRVSIKRVPAPPGKPDAPPGIASNHFHDRIQEGSRLSVRAPSGHFHLNEDGELPIVLIAGGIGITPLLSILNTLAHWADPREVWLFYGVRNRGEHIMKEHLESLCDSHPEFRLQVCYAEPSEEDIPGVDYQHQGWLDIQLLQRTLHFGRYEFYVCGPPPMMEMLVPALEASGVAPEDIHYESFGPASLTKRRAPAPTAVSAPVAVRFSQSGKTVQWDPAAESLLELAEDQGIRVDSGCRAGSCGSCQTAIESGEVSYQQTPDADVKPGHCLLCITTPATDLTLAL from the coding sequence ATGAGCACCACGACGTTTACACTCCTGATCGGCACCTTGATTCTGGGCCAGATCGTCGGTTTCGTGGCCTGGGGGCTGTCTCGCCAACGCGCCAGATACCGCGCGCTGGAACGGCAAGGGGCCGAGTTTGGCGCATTGGATCCAATGGGCCGCACGGCCGCCGACCAGCCCCTCGACACCTCGTCCACACCGGCCTTGACCGGAGCGCCAGGGCCGGCCTGGTCGGGCGAGCGGGATTTCGTGGTCCAGCGCCGGGTGATCGAAGACGGTAATGCCAGCGTCTGTTCCTTCTATCTGGTCCCCGCCGACGGCGCGCCGCTCCCGCTCTACCGACCGGGCCAATACCTGACCTTCAAGTTGGACGTGCCGGATCCCGCGGGCCATGCGACGAAACAGGTCGTGCGTTGCTACTCGCTGTCGGATCGCCCGCGCGCCGACATGTACCGGGTATCGATCAAACGGGTTCCGGCCCCGCCCGGCAAGCCCGATGCCCCACCAGGGATCGCCTCAAACCACTTCCACGACCGCATCCAGGAAGGCTCGCGCCTCTCGGTCCGGGCACCCTCGGGGCATTTTCACCTGAACGAGGACGGGGAACTGCCGATCGTGCTGATCGCCGGCGGCATCGGCATCACGCCGCTGCTCAGTATTCTGAACACGCTGGCCCATTGGGCCGATCCGCGCGAGGTCTGGCTCTTCTATGGGGTGCGCAACCGGGGCGAGCACATCATGAAGGAACACCTGGAAAGCCTGTGCGATTCGCATCCGGAGTTTCGTCTCCAGGTCTGCTACGCGGAGCCTTCCGAGGAAGATATCCCCGGCGTCGACTACCAGCACCAGGGCTGGCTCGATATCCAGCTACTCCAGCGAACACTCCATTTCGGGCGTTATGAGTTCTACGTCTGTGGCCCCCCGCCCATGATGGAGATGTTGGTGCCCGCGCTGGAGGCATCAGGCGTCGCGCCCGAGGACATCCATTACGAATCCTTCGGTCCTGCCTCCTTGACCAAGCGTCGGGCGCCAGCGCCCACGGCGGTCAGCGCTCCGGTGGCGGTGCGTTTCAGCCAATCGGGCAAGACTGTCCAATGGGATCCCGCCGCTGAATCGCTGCTCGAACTGGCCGAAGACCAGGGCATCCGGGTCGACTCGGGTTGCCGCGCCGGCAGTTGCGGGAGTTGTCAGACCGCCATCGAATCCGGCGAAGTCAGCTATCAGCAGACACCGGACGCGGACGTGAAACCCGGCCATTGCCTGCTCTGTATCACGACACCGGCCACCGACCTGACGCTGGCTCTGTAG
- a CDS encoding diheme cytochrome c, with protein sequence MNHPKRILVILAAGLLGLGAVGVAFSDDDDDDDRHGKRGERGGWVTSGADVAPVTNATYGQECGACHLAYQPGLLPADAWTRVMDPAALGNHYGDDASLTDDLRQEIGAYLIANAADQAEQTRARAFAVASGANGSRQGAVLPRITETRYFVRQHDEIPAQLVTGNPEVGSFSQCNTCHRGAADGVYNEHQVSIPGHGRWED encoded by the coding sequence ATGAACCATCCCAAGCGAATCCTTGTGATCCTGGCCGCCGGCCTGCTCGGCCTGGGTGCCGTCGGCGTCGCTTTCAGCGATGACGACGATGACGATGATCGGCATGGCAAGCGTGGCGAACGCGGCGGTTGGGTGACATCCGGCGCCGACGTAGCCCCGGTGACCAATGCGACCTACGGCCAGGAATGCGGCGCCTGCCACCTGGCCTATCAGCCGGGCCTGCTCCCGGCGGATGCCTGGACGCGGGTGATGGATCCGGCGGCACTCGGCAACCATTACGGCGATGACGCCTCGCTGACGGACGATCTCCGCCAGGAGATCGGCGCCTATCTGATCGCCAATGCCGCGGATCAGGCCGAACAGACACGCGCTCGCGCCTTTGCCGTCGCGTCGGGCGCCAATGGCTCCCGCCAGGGCGCTGTCCTGCCGCGCATCACCGAAACCCGCTATTTCGTGCGTCAGCATGACGAAATCCCGGCGCAACTGGTCACCGGCAATCCCGAGGTCGGCAGTTTCAGCCAGTGCAACACCTGCCATCGAGGGGCGGCGGACGGCGTCTACAACGAGCATCAGGTCAGCATCCCCGGCCACGGCCGCTGGGAGGATTGA
- a CDS encoding DUF1924 domain-containing protein has protein sequence MKSSIALVLITTGALTLPTTLLAADAAAGKAGWTREYPASDGSAARSCATCHGRDLTQPGRQANTGKVIEPLAPSVNPKRLTDPAKIEKWLLRNCKWTLGRECTATEKADFIAYIKTQ, from the coding sequence ATGAAATCAAGCATCGCACTGGTTCTGATCACCACAGGGGCGCTGACACTCCCAACCACCCTGCTCGCCGCCGATGCGGCGGCCGGCAAGGCGGGTTGGACCAGGGAATATCCGGCGTCGGATGGCTCGGCGGCGCGCAGTTGCGCGACCTGTCACGGACGCGATCTGACCCAGCCAGGCCGTCAGGCCAACACCGGCAAGGTCATCGAGCCGCTGGCCCCTTCGGTGAATCCGAAGCGGCTCACGGATCCCGCAAAGATCGAGAAATGGCTGCTGCGCAACTGCAAATGGACGCTCGGGCGCGAATGCACGGCGACCGAAAAGGCCGATTTCATCGCCTATATCAAAACTCAATGA
- a CDS encoding cytochrome b/b6 domain-containing protein, with protein MTTHTAIPTGTDSLGTATPEAQTPVRVWDPLVRIFHWSLAAGFATAFIVEDDLLDVHVWAGYLVLTLIAVRLVWGVIGTRHARFSDFVRGPGQILTYLKDALRFRAPRYLGHNPAGGAMVIALLLSVAATGVTGIALYGAQEFSGPLAGLMSELPAASGEALEEVHEVLANFTLVLIVLHVVGVAFSSLSHGENLIGSMISGFKRR; from the coding sequence ATGACAACGCACACCGCCATCCCGACCGGGACCGATTCGCTCGGGACCGCCACACCCGAAGCCCAGACGCCAGTCCGCGTCTGGGATCCGTTGGTACGGATCTTCCACTGGTCGCTCGCGGCCGGTTTCGCGACCGCCTTTATCGTCGAGGACGACCTGCTCGACGTCCATGTCTGGGCTGGCTATCTGGTGCTGACGCTCATCGCCGTGCGTCTGGTCTGGGGTGTCATCGGCACCCGGCATGCACGGTTTAGCGATTTCGTGCGCGGACCGGGGCAGATTCTGACCTATCTCAAGGATGCCCTGCGGTTTCGCGCACCCCGTTATCTCGGCCACAACCCAGCCGGCGGGGCGATGGTGATCGCCCTGCTGCTGTCGGTCGCGGCCACCGGAGTGACTGGCATAGCGCTCTATGGCGCGCAGGAGTTCTCGGGACCGCTGGCCGGGCTGATGAGCGAACTGCCGGCCGCCTCGGGCGAAGCGCTGGAAGAGGTCCACGAAGTCCTGGCCAACTTCACGCTCGTCCTGATCGTCCTGCATGTTGTTGGCGTGGCCTTCTCCAGCCTGTCGCATGGCGAAAACCTGATCGGCTCCATGATCAGCGGATTCAAGCGGAGATAA
- a CDS encoding PepSY domain-containing protein, whose product MSLKPIHCRLPVVMLGLLLCVPAWADRFADKGSRQHDHEHAHQAVIRGEVRPLAEILARVATEVPGEVVDVEFEREQWRGAKRWVYEIKIIVADGHLLEVLVDAATGRILEVEED is encoded by the coding sequence ATGTCTCTAAAACCCATCCACTGCCGCCTGCCCGTCGTCATGCTGGGCCTCCTGCTCTGCGTCCCCGCGTGGGCGGATCGCTTCGCCGACAAGGGTTCCCGCCAGCATGATCACGAGCATGCCCATCAGGCCGTGATCCGCGGCGAGGTGCGCCCGCTCGCCGAGATCCTGGCGCGGGTCGCCACCGAGGTGCCGGGCGAAGTGGTCGATGTCGAATTCGAGCGCGAGCAATGGCGTGGGGCGAAACGCTGGGTCTACGAGATCAAGATCATCGTCGCCGATGGCCATTTGCTGGAGGTGCTGGTCGACGCCGCGACGGGCCGTATTCTGGAGGTCGAGGAAGACTGA
- a CDS encoding response regulator transcription factor: MRILLVEDDERVAEGVNAALNAAGFVVDQTNDGEDAWFRGDTENYAAAILDLGLPGLDGLSVLRKWRAAGQRLPVLILTARGDWSERVEGIDAGADDYLPKPFRMEELIARLRALIRRAAGQASALLVHGRITLDTRRMAVSVDGTPIHLSPQEYRLVSYLMQHAGRVVSQLELTEQLYAQDFERDSNAVEVLVGRVRRKLGAELIETRRGFGYLVEPDRS; encoded by the coding sequence ATGCGCATCCTGCTGGTGGAAGACGACGAGCGGGTCGCCGAGGGCGTGAACGCCGCGCTAAATGCGGCGGGGTTCGTCGTCGATCAAACGAACGACGGCGAGGACGCCTGGTTCCGGGGCGACACCGAGAACTACGCCGCCGCGATCCTCGATCTCGGGCTGCCCGGCCTGGATGGCCTGTCGGTGCTGCGCAAATGGCGCGCGGCCGGTCAGCGTCTGCCGGTGCTGATCCTGACCGCACGCGGCGACTGGAGCGAGCGGGTCGAGGGCATCGATGCCGGCGCCGACGACTATCTGCCCAAGCCCTTTCGCATGGAAGAACTGATCGCACGACTGCGGGCGCTGATCCGCCGTGCCGCCGGTCAGGCGAGCGCCCTGCTCGTCCATGGGCGAATCACGCTCGACACCCGCCGCATGGCGGTCAGCGTGGATGGCACCCCGATCCATCTCTCGCCCCAGGAATACCGGCTGGTTAGCTATCTGATGCAGCACGCCGGGAGGGTCGTCTCCCAGCTCGAACTGACCGAACAGCTCTACGCCCAGGATTTCGAGCGCGACTCCAATGCCGTGGAGGTGCTGGTCGGGCGGGTGCGGCGCAAGCTCGGCGCGGAGCTGATCGAGACCCGGCGCGGGTTCGGGTATCTGGTCGAGCCGGACCGGTCATGA